Sequence from the Poseidonibacter antarcticus genome:
AGAGCTTTTCTGACTTTTATAAAGATGCTCATAAAAGCACTTTCAATAGCCTTTTATGAGTGTTTTTTAAGAGTTCTTAGCTCTTTTGCAGAAATTTTAATTTTCTGAGTTGTTCCATCTTCTAATGTAACTCTAACTGTTCTTAAGTTAGGTAAAAATCTTTTCTTAGTTCTATTTTTAGCATGACTTACGTTGTTACCAACCATAGGTCCTTTTCCTGATATTGCACATCTTCTTGACATTTGTCTTCCTTCTATAGTGAAAAATATTGGCGTATTTTACCTTATTTATCTTAATGTTTATTTAAATTGTATCTATTATAGTATTTAATTTATCCAAATTCTTAAATAATTCATATTTTTTTGCAATTTTTCTATTTTCTTTTTGGATATATTTCAAGTCTTCTTCTCTACTTAATAAGGCATCAACTTTATATGAAGTTGTTGAATCAGTAGGATTTTCCATTGTAGCAAAAATATCAAGTAATTCACTTGAATAATTACTTATCGTGGTTAAAACAGCACATTTACAATACATTGCTTTTAAAATATTCGTTGCAAAACTTTTATTATATGTTGGAAGAATAAATATATCTGCAGCTAAAAACAACTCATTTATATTTGAATAATTTTCAAGTAATAAAACTTCATTACCAAAGTTATATTTTGATATAAGAAACTTAAGACTATTTATTTGATTTTTATCTGAAGATATAATTATCTGTTTATTCATTGAATTTAAAGATAATATAATATCAAAAAACTCCTTAACTCCCGAAGTTTTTAAGTTTTTTGCAGTAAAAAATATGATTTTTGGTGTACTATCTATATCAAATTTTTTACAAATTTTTTCTTTGATTTCTTTTGGTTTTTTATAAATCATATTTATACTTGGATAAATAACTTCTATATTTTCTTTTGGAATATTTGTTTTATCAATAATTTCACTTCTTAATTGTTTTGAATTTACAATAGTTTTCTTTGCATTTTTAATGTTTAAAATAGCTTCAGCATCTAAGTTTCCTGAATGAAAATATATATCTGCATACTCTTTTTTAAAAAAAGGTAATTTTTTTAAAAGTGATTGTCTTTTTAATGTAAAGACTCTTTCATCTTTTTGTAATTCTTTTATTAGGTTTGTTTTAGTTTTGAAATATATTGATGTTTTACTCACATTTACTCTTTGTATTTATATTTAATCAAACAATATTTAATTTTCACTTATTTATCTCTTAATCAAATTAAAACTTTTTTAGTTAATAATTTAAATCTAAAAGAATATTATCAGATGTTTTTTATTGTCTTTAGTGTAATATTCTTCAAAACTATCATATAAAAGAGAAACTTGATTACTTTCATAAAAAAAATTAGAAATCTACCTAGAATTGATTTAATAAATTATTTAATAGTATTATATGCTTTTACCCTAACTTTTCCCATTGAAATAAAAAGAATTGTTGTTATATTACTAATTGTGTTATGGATAACGGATAAAACTAAATATAGTTTTATCCTACCTAAAACAAATTTATTTTTATTTTTTGGAATATTTATAACTTACTCTCTATTATCTTATTTTTGGAGTGATTCAACATTACAAGAAGCCTTAAATTATATCAGAAGATATTGGTACTATTTACCAATTTTTATAATGTTTAAATATTTAAAAAAAGAGTACTTTGAATATACTCTAAGTTTTTTCATTTTTGGAATGTTAATTAGTGAAATTCTTTCTTATGGTAATTATTTTTCATTTTGGCAAATAGGACTTGGGGAAGAAAATAATCCAACTGTTTTTATACATCACACCACTTACAGTGTTTTTCTTGCAATTGTTTCTATTTTTCTATTTATAAAAATCTTAAATGAAAGATTAAAAGTTAAACAAATAATTTATATATTATTTTTTATTACTATAACAATTAATTTATTAGTAAATAGTGGGAGAACAGGATATATTTCTTTCTTAGTAACATTTTTAATATTAAGTTTATATTTATTCAAAAAAAGGATCAAATATATTTTAATTACTATTTCATCTATAATATTTGTAATTTTTTTAGCATATTCTTTAAGTCCAAATTTTAAACATAGAATTAACTTAATTAAAAATGATGTAAATAAAGTATTAACTGAGAATAATTACTCTACAGCAATTGGCGCAAGAATTGGATTATGGGTTATTTCAAAAAATACAATAATTGAAAATCCAATATTCGGAATAGGAATAGCAGGTAGTCAAAAAGTAAAAAATAATTATATTGATACACAGTCAAAAAATGATTTTAGTTATATTAAAACTTTACATAGTTTTCATAATATTTATTTGGAAATATTAATTCAATATGGAATAGTTGGACTAATATTATTTTTTTTAATAATATATGAAATTTTTAAAATAAAAATAAAAAATACAGAAATATATTTATTAAAAAATATTACTCTATCAATTTATTTACTTGGTAGTTTTGTTGATATACTCTTTTATTTAAAAGATGCAATGCTATTTTTTACTTTTCTAATTGGTTTATTCTTAGCAAATTATAAAATAGAATATCAAAACAAATTAAGTAATATCAATTAAACTAATATTTTTTTGTTTATAATTCTTATATAAATTTTTATATTCTAAAACCTGTTCTTTCTTTAATAACATTTCTGTATCTATTTGTATAATATTTAAAAAATCAATATCATACAAATATCCTATTGTTTCTAAAGCAGTAGATCTAATAGAAATTAATCCATGAGGTTTTCTGCCATATTGTAAAATAGCCAATTCTAATATTGTAGAAAACTTCTTAATTTTAAAATTAAATTTTTCTGATATTTTTAACAAATATTCTAAATCTTCATACCTATGAGGGATATACGTAATTTTATAATCACTATAATATTCAATAACATTTTTAATGATATTCTCAAAATATTGTTTTGAAATATAACTATCAATTAAATTTGAACCTATAAAAAATATCTCTTTTTCTTCAGGTAAAGTATCTATAGATTCTTTAAAATTATTAAAGTTATTTTTTAAAATTACATTATTTAAGAAATAAGAATCCAAATTAAAAAATGTGAAAATTTTCAATTCAATTATAAAATCTAAGGATAGATTTATCCCTAATATTTTATTTCCTAGGGAATTCCTAAATTTATCTTTATATTTATTATTTTTAATATTATTTGCTATTAAAAATGTTTCATTACCATCGTCAATTAATATATTATTTTTTGCATTTATTTGATTGATTGAATGTACAATATAAGATGTAATCAAACCAAAAAAACAAAATTCAATTTTTTCATATCTCTTTAATATTTTATTTAAAATAAATGGGAAAAAAAGTTTATTAATAGTATCTAATTTGAAAAAATATATTTTAGTCCATAAATATTCTTTTAAAATCTCATTAAAAAGCTTTCTATCCACCTCATTTTTATATATACATATAACAATATTAGAACCTTTTCTATTAAATTCTTTAATTGCTTCTATGCAATTAAATAATTGGAAAGGTGTTCGTGCTAATGAAATAGAAACTTTACTCATTCGAAATTATTCCTTATAAAAGCTTTGAAATTTCCATTAATATTTATATTATTAAATTTAATTCTTTTTTCTTCTAAATCAAAATTATTTAATCTGATTATTTGTTTATTTACTTCAAATTTCATTAATATATTTTTATAATTTTTATCTGATTTTGAATATTCATTTCCTATAGTATAAACTTTTTTTGACGAAGAAATTGCTTCACTTATCATAGAAGAACTCTCTTCTGTTACAAATACAGATGTGCATAAACCTAAAAATGCTAATAATATCTTTTCTTCTTTTTTATTATATGCCACAAAATAAGAATAATAATCTTTTAATTCTTTTTCTAATTTAGACTCTATATCTAAAGGTGTTCTTCTTGAAGTTGTAATAAGCCATTTAATTCTTTTTTCTTTAGAAGTTTTTTTTACAAAATTTATTAAGTTATCATAAAATTTATTATCATATTTATATCCAGCCCCATTACCACCTATTAATAATGTATAATATTTTTGATTACTATCTAAATTAGTTAAGTCTATAAATTCTTCCGATTTTACTCTTAATTTCTCTTTCGTAACTACACTAGGTGCAACATCTAAAATAATTTGATTTTTATATCCTAAATCAATAACAGTTGTAATATATGTAAAGAGTTCTTCTTTTAGTCCTCTCAAAGCTCCATTTAGAATATTTTTACATTTATATATCTTTGAAAACCAAACATTTAAATTTGATGTGTTTCCACCTGTTGAAATAATCAAATCTGGCTTATTTTTAGGAGTATCAAACTTTTTATAAAAAAAAGGAAGATATTTTATACTATTTTCTGTAAAAAAATTAGGGAAAGTATTTAATAAAATTCTTAATATTTTCCTTTTTAGTTTTGATTTTATTTCAATTTCTATATATTCTATTTCTAAATCTTCAAAAATATCTTTTAAATATAATATTAAACCTTCTGTTTGATTATAATGACCTGGTTTATCATCTTTTATTACTAATACTTTCATTATTTTAAAACTTTATTATATATATCAATTGTCTCATCTACCATATTTTCAATAGTAAATTTTTTTTCTGCATAATTAAATTTTTCTTGAAATTCTTTTAATACTTTTTCATAATTATCTTTTACATATCCTATTTTAGTAGAAATTTCATTTGCATTTGAAAAAGGTACAATATATTTATTACCAAGAAGTTTAGGCATATCTGAAACTGGTGTTGAAATAAATGGTGTTTTACAGAACATAGTCTCAACAAAAGTATAGGGAAAACCTTCATTATCAGATGACATTACAAATAAAGAAGATGATGTAACAATTTTTTTGACATCTGTATTTACTACATTACCTGTAAATGTTATTTTATTCTTTATATTTAATTTTTCTGCTTCTTTCTTAAGATTATTTTCTTCTTCTCCTGAACCAACTAAAATTAAATGTAAATCTAAATTTTTAATTGCCATTAAAATTAATTCAAATCTTTTCACCTTTGTTAATCGCGCAACACTACAGATTATGAATTTGTTTTTTTCTATATTATATTTCTCGCAAAGATCTATTTTTAAATTTTCATTACTATTAAATTCAATTCCATTATAAATTACAACTTTATTCTTTGTTTTTAATTTTTTTCCAATATAATCAGAAACTGTAATTACAAAATCACTTTTTTCAAAAGATGACAAATTGTTTTTATAGTTATGTAGTGTTGAAATAATCTTTGAGTTAATAAATGGTTTTAATTTTATTACCATTGATGTAGCTTTATTTGCTTGAGTATGAATAATATCAAAATTTTCTTTTTTTAATATTTTCAAAAGCTTAAATAGAATAAAAAAATTATTTCTACTTTTTGATAAATCAAGAGGGATAAAGTTTATATTTTCAAAGAATTTCTCAAAATCTTTATGTGCGATAACTGTAACATTAAAACCTTTTTTTACTAATTGTTTTGATAATTCAATAGTATGTTTTTCTAATCCACCATCTTCATTTCCAGCAAGAACTTGACATATTCTCATTTATTTAATCCTCTCAATCCTCTTTTTAATTTAATTTTAAAAGCAAGAATATTATCTTTTCCACTAATAGTAATTCTATCAAGTTCAAATATGTTAGCTTTAGTTAAATTATTAATACCTTTTTTAGTAGTCACTGCATTTGTATAAAAGGAATCTTTGGTAATTTGAATATCTTCATTGTCATATAAACCAAAAGGATAACAAAAAGAATTACATTTTATTTTAAAATTTTCTTCTATTATTATTTTAGAATTATAAATTTCATTTTTCTTATCATTACTACTTAGTGTTGGCAAATTGTTATGTGTCATAGTATGAGAACCAATTTCAATCAATCCCGAATTTATAAGTTTAACAATTTGCTCATCTAATAACTTAGGTTCATTTTTCAATTCACCATTATTATTTTTCTTTTTTCGTTTTGATGACCATTCTCTATTATGTCTATGCACAACTAAATATATTGTAGCTTTAACATTATATTTTTCAAGAATAGGAAAAGCATTAGTAAAATTATCTTCATACCCATCATCAAATGTAATAGCAACAGATTTATTAGGTAAAGAGCTTTTAGAGTTAATTAATTCACTCATAGTAAAAAAAGTCCAACCAGTATCTACTAAATATTTTATTTGTTTCTCAAATTCTATAGGATCAACTCTTAAACCATTAAATTTTGCACCCTTTTTATGTTTACTAATCATATGATACATAAGAATACGAGGATACTTTAAATTAACAGTTTTAGTCCACCATGCATATCTAAAAGAGTAATAAATAGCTAAAATAAATAAAAATATTAATAAATATTCCAAATTATAATACCCTCCTATAAACTTTTAAATTCAATTCTAACATATTCTCCAAAGAAAAATTATCAGATATATAAGTATATCCATCAAAATTGAAATTTTTAGATTTTATAATATTATTTGCTAATTCTTTTTCATTTCCAACTTCAAAGAAAAAGCCGTTTTCATTTTCTTTTATAATATCTTTTACACCACCATGATTAGTGGCAATTACAGGTGTATTCATTGCAATTGATTCAGCAACTGCACGTCCGAAACTTTCTGGTTTTTTTGAGCTACTAACTACCACATTACTTAATGCATAAATTTCTGCTATTTTACTTTGACTTCCGGTAAAAATGATATTATCTTTTAAGTCTAATTCTATGATTAGTTTTTTTAGTGAGTTTAAATAATCTTCTTTATCACTTCTAACACCACCAACTATTAAAGCTTTTACATTTGGGATTATATTTTTAACAATTGATACTGCTTTTATAAATGTTTCATAATCTTTTAATTGTGTAATTCTTCCTACACTTGAGATTATAAATTTATTTTCTAGATTATTTTCTTTTTTAAAATTTGATATAAAATCATTTGATATATTTTTAGGGTTAAAAACATCCAAATCAATTCCTCTAGGAATTATAGTTATTTTATTTTCTGGTGTTTGGTAATGTTTTTGAATATACTCTTTAATACTTCCACTTACACAAATAACTGCATTAGCATTTTGCATTATTTTACTATAAAAACTAACAGAATTGAAACCATGAACAGTAGATACAACTTTTATATTTAGTTTTTTATTTGCAAAATAAACAAGCCAAGCTGGTACTCTACTTCTTACATGAATAATATCAGGATTAATCTGTTTCAAAATCTTTTTTAATTTGTTGATTCTTGAAAATGATGTAAATATATTTTTACTACAAACATCAAATTTGATATGAGTTCCGCCATCAATATTTATTTGATTATCAAGTTTCCCGCCATTGCTAATAACATACGATTCAATTGCTTTTTTTACATATTCGCGATTTAGTTCAACAACACCACGTTCAACTCCACCTTCATTTAGCTCTGGAAGTAACTGTACAATTCTCATATATTATAGTTTCCAAGTAGGATTAGGAACTATTCCTTTTACATCTATAATAATTTTTTCATCATTAATGATATTTTCATATTCTTCTTGACTTAATTCTTTAAATTTATTATGTCCAACAGCTACAACTATTGAATCATATTTTTTATTTGATTTAAATGGATTTTCAACAAAAGTATAATCATAATAGTCTTTATCTTTTTCATCAATCCATGGTTCATATACATCAATATTTGCACCATAGTCTTTTAGTTCTTTGATAATATCTACTACTTTTGTATTTCTAATATCAGGGCAATTTTCTTTAAAAGTTAATCCCATTACTAAAATATTTGCATCTTTTATTATTTTTCCATTTTTTATCATAAGTTTTATAGTTTTTTCTGCTATAAATTTACCCATACCATTATTGATTTGTCTTGCACCTAAAATAAGATTTGGTTTATATCCTAATTCTTCTGATTTATAAGTAAGATAATATGGATCAACACCAATACAATGTCCACCTACTAAACCTGGTTTTAGTTTTATAAAATTCCATTTTGTTGCTGCAGCTTCTATTACATCATTTGTATTTATATTCATAACATCAAAGATTAATGCTAATTCATTTACTAATCCAATATTTACATCTCTTTGTGTATTTTCAATTACTTTTGCAGCTTCTGCTACTTTTATTGAGCTTGCTTTATGAGTTCCTGCTGTTATTATACTTTTATATAAATCATCTACAATATCAGCAATTTTAGGTGTTGAACCTGATGTAATTTTAAGTATTTTTGTAACTGTATGTTCTTTATCACCTGGGTTTATTCTCTCAGGAGAATATCCACAGAAGAAATCTGTATTAAATTTCATTCCTGAAGTAATTTCAAGTTGAGGCACACATACTTCTTCTGTAACACCTGGATAAACTGTTGATTCATAAATTACAATATCATCTTTTTTAAGTACTTTACCAATAGTTTGAGAAGATTTAATCAAAGGTGTTAAATCAGGTCTATTTGAGTGGTCAATTGGAGTGGGAACTGTAACAATATAAATATTACAATCTTTTATATCTTCTATATTTGAAGAATAAATTAATTTATCTTTTACAGCAAGAAGTTGTTCTTTTTCTAATTCTAAAGTTCTATCGTAACCTTTAGATAATTCTTCAATTCTTGGTTGATTTATATCAAAACCTACAACATCATATTTTGTTGCGAATGCTGCTGCTAAAGGTAAACCTACATATCCTAGACCTACTATACATATTTTATTATTCATTTAAAACCTTCTATATTTCAACTTTTTCTAGTAATTTACTAAAATCTAATTTTTTATCTATATTATTTACAATCTCAGCTAGTTTATGGAACTTTGTATCCGTTTTACTTGCTCTAAGATTAATTATTGTAATTGGTGCATCTGTATTTGCTCTTGCTTCACTAAGCATTGATGTAGAATCAATTGTAATAAATAATTCTTCACATTTATCTATAAAATCTGGTATTGGATTTATTGAGGGAGTATCTGAATAAATTAATTTATAATCAAAATCATATTCATTTATTAAATCTTCTATTTGCTTAGATGTTCTTCTTGAAGTAGTAATATACTTTAAATAACCATCATAATTTTTACTTATTATATTTAATACATTTCTAATATTTTCCACATCCATTTTGAAAATACTATTATCCCCACCAATGATTATACCTAGTGATTTTTCATTACTTTTAATTATACCTTTTGGCTTTGTGTATGATAAATTTAAAGGAAGGGAAATTATATTACCAAGTTTTGGAGCATTGTCATGCTCTTGAGCTAAAATATAATAAAAATCTTTATAATTATAAGATTTAGGAAGCATTAATGCTATTGATTTTATATTATTTTTTTTAGAAATAAACTTATTAAAATAATAAGTTCCAGAACCAGTACTAACTACAGCATCGTAGAAGTCAAAATTATATTTTTTATATTCTTTAAATAATTCATCTGAATATTTTTGGAGTTTATCTAAAGCATATGTAAGTAATTTAAAAAATTTTGATTTAAATTTCACTTCTAATATATCGTAGCTTATTTTTTTTATCTTACAAAATGCAATTGATTGATTTAAGTGACCTGGTTTTCCATCACTAATTATTAAAATTCTTTTCATATATCTCTCTATAATGACTCTTAAACCTTTTATGAGGCCAAAACCATTGTTTTTTATCTTCAAGTATTATATCAGATATTGCATTAGCTTGAAGTTGAGATAACTCTTTTATATCATTTTCTTCATTTTCTGTTTTTATAGGTAATATAGGATTATAAACTTTTATTTTATATTTGTAATCATTTTTATTAAATATAGCAAGTGGAATAATAACAGCATCGAATTTTCTAGCAAGAATTGCAGAAGTTGATGCTTGATATGCTTTTTTTCCTAAAAAGTCTACTTGTGTACCTTCTCTTGAATTAATATTTTGATCAATGATTAAAGATATTGCTTCTTTTTTAATTAAGGCTTTTACAAGTTTTTTAACAGCACCTTTTCTAAATACTATTTTTGATCCTGATTTTTCTCTTGCTTTTACAATAAATTCATCAATTTCTTCAAAATTTGATTGTCTTGCTACCTGATGTAATTTTGCTACATTTTTATTAATATACGTACTAAGCATTTCCATATTACCAAAATGCGCCGAAATAAAAATAATAGGTTTATTCTCAGAGATAACTTTTTCTACTATTTCTTTATTTTCAATTGATACTGTATTTAATAATTCTTCATCTGTAATATCTAAATTTTCTATAAGTGATTGAACCCATAACAACATATTAAAATATGAATATTTTTGAATTTCTTTTATCTCTTTTTCAGAAATTTTATCATTAAAAATAAATTTTAAATTTGTTTTTATAATTTTATTTGTTTTATTAGCAAATAAATAAGCAAGTGCTGATAGAAATCTAAAAAAACCTCGTCGTATAAATTTTGGAGATTTTCTTAAAATAAATACCAAAGCTAAAAATATTTTATAAACAATCTTCTTCATTATAAAATACTTAGGTTAAACTCTTTTGGTAATTCTAATTTTTCAATATTTGAATTAATTAAAAAAGTATTATTTTCAAGTTCTAATGTTAATGAATTTGTATCTTCATCTAAAGTATAATTAATCTTTGGTCTAGATAAATCTAAATTTGTTAATATATTTAAAGAAATCATAAAAGACAACCATCTCATAACTTCAATATCAGGAAGTAATTCTTCATAAATTAATATATCTTTTTTTGAAGGTAATGATTTTTTAGAAAACTTAATTATATGTGCGATTATAACTCTTGTTGTATGCATAAAATCATAAGATAAACCATTTAAAATAAAATCAAATGCATTATCATTTGATTTGTAAAAATTTAAAGTTGAACCAATTGAGTGAAGTTTAGAAGCAATTACCAAATACGTTTTATATTTATCTTCTAAATTATGAATAGGTTTTAATACTTCAAATATTTTCGAAGCATTAATCCCCATATATGCACTTTGTTTAGGATCGATTTGAAATCTATCAAGTAATGATCTTACACTTACATTAAAATTAGAAGGAAATTTACAATTTGAAGTTCTTAATAAATCACTTAAATAAACACCCTCGCGTACACCAGCACCCGATGTGATTACTTTTGAAATATTTAATTCATCTAAAATTGTTTTAAAAATAAATGTACCTTCTTTTATAGTATCAAATCTATCTTTTTTCACACCAAGTGATTTTAACTCATCATTATCTTTTGCGTTAATGATTTCATCTAAAAAACTCTCTTCATTTGAAACTTTATATTTATATCCATGTAAAATATCTAAAGGATATTCATTTCTTTGCATAATTATTTTTGAAATAGATCTAATACTTCCACCAATACCAACAATTGTATCAGGAATTTCTACATTATGTTCAAAAATCTTTCTTAAACTATCTATTATATATGCTCTTGCACCATCAATATCATTCTTATTAAAGAATAATTCTTTAATACGTACAGTACCAATATTTAAAGATATAGATTTTACAATATTTTTATCTTTTACAAAACAAAACTCTGTAGAACCACCACCAATATCAACTGTTACAAAACTATCATCGTGAATAAGATTTAAAGCAGCAACGCCACCATAATATGCTTCTTTCTCTCCATCAATAACTTTTATACTTAAACCAAAATCTTTTTTTATTCTAGATAAAAATGATTTAGCATTAGGAGCATCTCTTAGGGCTGATGTAGCAACACAAATTACTTTTCTTGATTTTAGCGATTGGGATATATTTAAAAAAGATTTCATAGATTCATAAGCACGTTGCATAGGAATTTCTTGAAGGTTTCCGTTATTTTCGTAACAGCCTTCAGAAATTTTCACCCTACTTTTCGTTTCATTTATTAAATTAAATGCAAATCTACTACTTTTTTGTAAAACAACCATACGCATTGAGTTGGACCCAATATCTATAATAGTTGTGACTTTAGACATTAAACTTCTTCTTCTTCTAATTGTTTA
This genomic interval carries:
- a CDS encoding Ppx/GppA phosphatase family protein gives rise to the protein MSKVTTIIDIGSNSMRMVVLQKSSRFAFNLINETKSRVKISEGCYENNGNLQEIPMQRAYESMKSFLNISQSLKSRKVICVATSALRDAPNAKSFLSRIKKDFGLSIKVIDGEKEAYYGGVAALNLIHDDSFVTVDIGGGSTEFCFVKDKNIVKSISLNIGTVRIKELFFNKNDIDGARAYIIDSLRKIFEHNVEIPDTIVGIGGSIRSISKIIMQRNEYPLDILHGYKYKVSNEESFLDEIINAKDNDELKSLGVKKDRFDTIKEGTFIFKTILDELNISKVITSGAGVREGVYLSDLLRTSNCKFPSNFNVSVRSLLDRFQIDPKQSAYMGINASKIFEVLKPIHNLEDKYKTYLVIASKLHSIGSTLNFYKSNDNAFDFILNGLSYDFMHTTRVIIAHIIKFSKKSLPSKKDILIYEELLPDIEVMRWLSFMISLNILTNLDLSRPKINYTLDEDTNSLTLELENNTFLINSNIEKLELPKEFNLSIL